GCAAACTTCTCCTTCAGGCTACCAGCCAAAGGCGCGAACCCGAATTCCAGCACCCGAGATGGGTTTGCCGTTCCGCTTATCCTCAACATCGCGCACAGGATGCTGATTCCACCCACGCAGACGAATACTACCGGAGAGGAAGAATAGGAGGATGCAACCAGCACTGCTCAATCTCTGACTGGTGCCATCGAACTCGCTGATGTGTCGCGGCACACGGGTCAATGGGGTGTGGTGAACACCACAGGTTGACCTACTATCGCATGCAGCGTATCCACGACTGCGCACATCGATCTACGGTTCGCTCCGTCCTGGACCGCGGTCCGTTTCACCCATCGGGATGCCAAACCCAGTTCGGCCAGCATTGCCCCTCTAACGTCGTCGCAACTCACGGGTCTCGCTGAAGGAAACCATAGGGTCTCGACTCCTGCGTTCACGGTTGTTCGGTTGGGACAGCCAATCCAAGGTGCCGATAGGCGCGTTCGGTAGCCAACCTACCTCGCTGTGTACGTAACAGCAGTCCTCTCTGGATCAGAAACGGCTCATAGACCTCCTCGAGGGTACCGGCGTCCTCATGGACACTCACCGCGATAGAGCTCACACCAACCGGCCGGCCCTCGAAGCGTTCACAGAGTACCCGGAGAATTTCAAGGTCCACCTTATCGAGCCCGAGCTTATCGACGCCAAAGAGTTCAAGAGCATCGGAGGCCAGCTCATGGGTCACCACTTCGGTGCCCTCTACTTCGGCATAGTCCCGTACCCGTCGCAGATGTCGGTTCGCTAGCCGCGGCGTACCTCGAGAACGTGACGCGATCTCATCGGCGGCACTCGTGGTGAGTTGCATATGCATCAGCTTGGCTGAACGCAATACAACCTGACGCAACTCTGGATCGGAGTAGTAGTCAAGCCGATAGGAGTAACCGAAACGATCACGCAGAGGTCCTGAGACCATCCCAGACCGCGTGGTCGCCCCCACAAGGGTAAACCTCGGGATCTCCAGCCGTAGGGTACGCGCACCTGGCCCTTTTCCAATGACTACATCCAGTCGAAAATCCTCCATGGCGATATAGAGAAGCTCTTCAACCGGTCGTGGTAGGCGATGAATCTCGTCGATGAAGAGCACGTCACCGGCTTTGAGATCGGACAGCAATGCGGCTAGATCGCCAACTCGTCCAAGCGCTGGCCCGGAGGTCACCCTGATGCCACGACCGAGTTCCTCGGCCACAATGAAGGCCAGCGACGTCTTCCCAAGGCCAGGAGGACCTGCAAAGAGAAGATGGTCCGGCGGCTCGCCACGTGAATCAGCAGCCTGGAGGACGACTCGCAATTGCGACTTGAGTTCGCTCTGTCCGATGAACTCCTCAAGCAGAGAGGGTCGGAGCGCAGAGTCGACGTGAGCGTCATAGGTGTCGATGAGATTCTTCTCGACACTGACCTCACTACGTAAGTCATCTCCAAGTACCTCTCTGCGTGGGCTCAACGTTGCAACTCCTTCAATGCCCATTTCAATGCATCTTCAAGACCAAAGGCAGCGGGGATGCGCACGAGGACCGGTTCACACTCACTCGCCCGAAAACCCAAACTGAGCAAGGCCTCACGCACCTCAGAGCGAGCAGCAAGCGCCGACAAGGGTACTCCCGATCGCCGTGCTGCAGCCCCCAGATCAACGATGATACGCCGCGCCGTCTTCTCCCCGACCCCCGGCGCGCTCTTCAAGCGGGCGAGATCCTCGGCAGCGACCGCCTCATAACATCCCTGCACGCCTAGCGTTGAAAGTAGTCCAAGCGCCACACTCGGACCAACACCTTGCACCTTGAGCAGCTCATCAAAGAGCGACCGCTCGAGTACATCCGCGAACCCGTAAAGCATGATGGCATCCGCTCGTACGATCGTCCTGATGGAGAGCTCGACCTCGCTGCCCAGCGTGAGCTGGGCGAGTTGTGCCGAAGAGAGCGCCACTTCATAGCCGATACCACCGACTCGTACCACCGCCATCGGCGGTTCTATTCCCTGTACCGTACCGGCGAGAAAACCAATCAACCGCGACTCCAATTGCCAGAGAGATGAGCATAGGCGATCGCGATCGCATCCGAGACATCGGCTGGTTCCGGCGCTCGCTGCAGGCCCAACAACAGCACCACCATCTTCTTCATCTGCGCCTTTGAGGCGTGTCCATCACCGGAGAGCGAGAGCTTGACCTGGTTCGCACCGATCTCGCTGGCTTCGAGGCCATGCTGAGCACCGGCGAGTTTGATCACCCCAACCGCCTGGGCAACGAGCAGTGCCGAAGTAACATTCTTTGCAAAGAGGATCCGTTCAAGCACGAGTTGATTTGGTTGGTACTCTTGGATCAACTCATCCACCGAACCGAAGATATCCGATAGTCGATCCCCAAGAGAGACCTCTGGGTCAGTGGTGATCAAGCCGGCGCAACGGAGACCAATCCCCGTTTGTGTCTGTTCGAGCACGGAGTACCCAACACGTTTGAGACCTGGGTCGATGCCGAGTACAACCGTCATAAGAACCATCCCGCCAAGGCAACCGTCTTGGCCCCCACCAGAAAGGAGTCGAAGGAAATATCGAAGGCCTTGGGTGTGCCGATTTCACCGTGCATCCCTCCAAACTAATACATATGATCGATCACCCGTTCCGCACCGGCCGGAAACGGCACCGACCCCCTCTAGGCAACCGCCTTTTGCACCGCCTGCAGCAGCTCGTCGGAGCTCCGAAATGTTAGACCTGCTCGTGAAACATGGCGATAGACAATGTGGAGCTCACGATCGAGTACAAAGACAGAACGGCGATAGAACCCAAGCGGGCCCAACACCCCGTACGCCTTGGCCACCGAGCGCTCACGGTCGGACAGGAGCGGGAACCGAATGCCGAGCCTATCTTTGAAGGATTCGTGCGAGCTCAACGTTTGCGGGGAGATGCCGAGCATTACGGCACCCAGCTGGGTAAAGTCGTCGATATTCGCCGAATAGGCGCGCAACTGTGTGGTGCAGACAGGCGAAAAATCATCCGGATAAAAGGCGAGCACCACCGGACGGCCTAGGAACTCTTGCAATGCATACCATCGGTCACCAGTACCGATCAGATTGAACTCTGGAGCAAGGTCGCCCAGCTGCAACTCGGGCACTTAGTCCTCAAGCTCCTCAAAAAACTCATCCGGTATATCGAAGTTTGCAATCACATTCTGCACATCATCGAGATCCTCAAGGGCATCGATGAGCCGGAGTACCTTCCTTGCATCACTAGCGTCATCGATGGCAATCGTCGACTGCGGCACCAACTCTACTTCGGCTGAATGGATCGTGCACCCCGCCTCTTCGACCGCCGCCTTTAACTCAACCAGGGACGTCGGAGGTCCGGTAATCTGCCATTCATCTTCGATGCGGGTCAGATCCTCACCACCACCAGCAAGGACGGCGAGCATCACCTCCTCCTCAGGGGCAGCACCATCCACGTGCATCACTGCTTTACGTGAAAACTGCCAATTGACCGCTCCCGGTTCCGCCAGGGAACCACCGGACTTCGAGAAGGCCGACCGGACGTCGGCACCAGTACGATTCCGATTGTCGCTCAGACACTCCACCATCACTGCGATACCGCCCGGACCGTAGCCTTCGTAAGTAATCGCTTCATAGCGAACCCCTTCGAGCTCGCCCGTCCCTCGCTTGATGGCGCGATCGATGGTCGCTGCGGGGACAGAGTTATCACGAGCCTTCTGAACCATACCGCGGAGGTTGGCATTCGCGCTCAGATCCCCGCCACCCTCTCGTGCAGCTACCTCAATTTGACGAATCAACTTTGCAAAGAGTTTTCCCCGCGCCTTATCCTGTGCGCCCTTTTTGTGTTTGATCGTCGCCCACTTGGAGTGACCCGACATGTATTACCTCTCTTCGTTCCAACGTACTCACGATACCACCCCACCGTAGCTGGGCCTAACGGGTGAAGGCCAACTCGTGCAAACGTGGATCCTGCGATACCTCTGGATGAAATGAGGTTGCAACGATCGATCCACCAGCGATCACGACCGGGAGCACCCGACTCGTACCGTCGACAAATCGATACTCCACTGAGGCGAGGGTCTCAACCTTGTCACCCGTCTCGGTGATGACTGGTGCTCGAATAAAGATTGCACGCATGGGGGTGTCAAGCCCCGAAACGGCGAGGTCAGCCTCGAAAGAGCGAACCTGTCGACCGAACCCATTGCGGAGCACCGTCACGTCAAGGGCTCCATAGCTCCACTGATCCGGACGCCCGCCAATAATGGTTCGGGCCAACATGATCAAACCTGCACAGGTGCCAAAGACCGGCAGTCCGGACTTCACCTCTGCTGCGAGCGGCTGACGCAGGCCACTTGCTTCACTCAGGATGCACTGCGTGGTCGATTCGCCACCGGGAAACACCAAACCATCGAGCCCGAGCAACTGACTCGGTTCCTTGACGGCCACACCTTGCCAGCCCAGCAAAGCGACCATAGCAAGATGTTCGCGGAAATCACCCTGGAGGGCAATCACTCCGATCCGCATCGAAGACCGACCCTCCTACCAACCTCGGTCAGCCAGATGCTGGTCAAGAGCATCCATTTCGATACCAACCATCGCCTCTCCAAGATGCTCGGAGACGCGAATCAACACCTTTGGATCTTGGAAATGCGTTGTCGCCTCAACGATGGCTCGCGCCCGCTTCGCTGGATCACCGCTCTTGAAAATACCCGATCCAACGAAATTCGCCTCAGCTCCTAGTTGCATTACCAAACTCGCATCGGCTGGTGTTGCAATTCCACCAGCACAGAACAACGGTACGGGAAGGTGACCGCCGTTGGCATGAATCTCGGCGACAAGCTCATAGGGTGCGGAGAGCTTCTTCGCCCAGCCAAAAAGTTCCTGCTCCGATGCGGTCGCTATGGCACGAAGATCCGAGGTGATCGAACGCAGATGGCGGACAGCCTCTACCACGTTGCCGGTGCCAGCCTCACCCTTTGAGCGGATCAGAGCCGCCCCCTCTGAGATACGTCGCAGCGCCTCACCGAGGTTTGTCGCACCACAGACAAACGGTACTTGAAAGGCCCACTTATCGACATGATAGCTTTCATCTGCGGGGGTGAGTACCTCACTCTCGTCGATGTAGTCCACCTCCATCGCCTCTAACATCTGTGCCTCAGCAAAGTGGCCAATCCGCACCTTCGCCATCACGGGAATCGTGACGGTATCTTGAATCTCGCGAATTAGCGCCGGGTCGCTCATACGCGCGACACCACCATCACGACGAATGTCAGCGGGAACCCGTTCGAGTGCCATGACGGCAACAGCACCGGCATCCTCAGCAATCTTCGCTTGTTCGGCGTTGACGACATCCATGATGACGCCGCCTCGCAACATCTCCGCGAGTCCACGCTTCACCCTGGCAGTACCTTCTGTCAACTCAGCCACCGTCGCCTCCTCAGTTACGTCCTAGTACACAGCCTAGTACGTTCCACTACAAAACCGCTAAGATGCGCCTATCGTCCAGACCTCATCGAGTAGCAGCTGCTCACGAAGTGTAAGGTCCGCCTCAAGGTCCTCGACACCAACTGGGCAGAGCCACAGCCATGCCGGTAGGCTCGTCGCAGGCACCGATCGACTCGCGAGCGCCTTCTCCAGCACCGCTGCCATGGCAGGTGGATAGCGAGTAACGGACACGCCAAGTCGATCCAGTAGTACCGCCTCGGCCCGTTGCCAATCGCTGAGTTGGCGGCCCGCGCGATGGAACACCTGATCCCAGTAGGCCACTAACGAATTGAGGCCAACCAATCCAAGTCGCAGCTCTCCAAGTTGGCGGGCGAGCAACGCCTCCAACTCGATGGTCTCCAATTCACGGAGTGCACCAGTCGTGATGACGACGACCGGCTCCTTACGTCCGAGTACCGCGGCATTAACCATCGGATAGGCAACGACTGCAACACGGCAGACCGGAATACCAAGCTGGAATCCCAAGCCAGAGAGGAGGGTGTCGATCCGTCTACGATCCGCTGCCTCCGGCTCAACCCACGGTAATCGTCGACCAAGACGAGCCGGCCCAATGACCGTAGCGACGGCGGTGATCAGGACCCCGATGATCACACCAGCCACGATCGTCACCGCGATAGGGAGGATCCCAGTCAGCCCAAACGCGAGCGTCAGCACAATGACAGCGATCCCACCCGCCACGAACCATGCCGCGACAAGGCGGATAACCACCTGTCTCACCCGCGCCGAACGCACATTTGGCGTGTCATAGCCCCAAATGCTCACAGAATCCGAACCCATTGCCACTTCTACCTCACGATCTCAATTCGTTATCGTTACGTCGCAGTTGTACGTTCCTCTATCAATCTACCAGTTCACCGATGGTGACGCCCCAGCAACGTCCAGCCATAGCGCTGCGCCTTCGTTCGACTCACCATCACCTTGACCGCATCGATCATGGAGCGAGAAACAGCTGCAGGTATCGCTCGGCGAGGGCATCGAATGCGAAGGAGCGGACCTGTTCGAACGCGCGCCGACGCAGACTGTCCCTGAATTCGGGGTGCGTCAACACGTTATGTAGTGCCATGGCAAGTGCATCAGCGTCTCGGGGGGGAACCAGCACCGCTGAAGATCCCTGTCGACTGAGCCATCGGTACGCCGGAATATCACTCGCGATGACCACTGCACCATTTGCCATCGCCTCTAACAGCACGACTCCAAAGGATTCCCCCGCCAAGGAGGGCGCCACCACCACATCGACACTCCGATAGAGCGTCGTGAGCGTTGCCTGGTCGACCCGACCCAACCAGTCGACCCTTCTGTCGGGATACCGCGCCTGCAAGGCCCCCGTGAGCGGACCGCTACCGACAACGATCAGGCGCACCGCCATTTCCAGCGAGGTGAGTGCTTGGAGCGCAACTTCGAGACCCTTGCGTTCCTCATGGCGTCCTACAAACAGCACACGGTACTCCGCGAAAGAGCGACCAACTGCGCTCCCATCACTCAGTTCGCACTCCTCCTGGGTGTGCGTGAGATTGTCACCGAGTGCGACGCCATTGGGGATCTGCTGTGGGTAAACCCCGGCAACGATCTCCGCGGTACGCGCAGCAAATGGTGAAACCGCAATCTGATGATCCGACCGTGGCAATAGGTAGGCCCACCACTGTGCCCAGCGGCGATAACCCGCGGAGACTCCATCTCGATGAAAGGTGACCCAAAGACGACCAAGGGCATCATGGGTGTACGCCCAGCGAAGGATGGCGACCCCGGCCATTGGCGCAAAGGGTTCATGTAGATGGATCACGTCTGCCCACTCCAGAACCCCAGAGATCTGGTTCATGCGCGGAAACAGCGTAACCGGCGCAACAGAACCGTTGGCACGCCAACGAGACACCGACCCCAACGAAGCCCCAACGCCTTCACCATTGCCCGGTGCGAGGATCTCCACCTCGCACTGGAGCGAGCGAAGGGCTTGCGCGAGGCCGCTCACCTGGGCCTGTACACCACCCACCGAACCAAGATCGTAGGGAGAGATCTCAACGACCTTCAATCAACCTCCCGAGTGGCCGGAAGCTCGTATTTTTGAAAATTGTGCCATTGACCGGGCTCTTCGGTCACGATGACCTCCAAGGCCTGGGCTACCTGGCGCATCACTGCACTGACACGTTCAGCCCTGGTCCCCTCCTGTGGTGGAACAATTGGTGGGTAGAACCGCACCTCTTGCCGGCCACGCCGCTGGTAGGTTCCCACCGGGTAGATCGGCGCACCACTCATGACACTTAGGACTCCAGGACCGCTCGAGAGGGGCACACGCGTGCCGAGAAAGTCAACCGCCTCACCGGTTCCGCTGACATCACGATCGACGACAAGTGCCACCAACTTTCCCTGCCGTAACGCCTTCAAAAGCGTACGAACAACGTCGCCGCCGGTCAGCACGATCTCCATACCAAGTCGTCTCCGTGCGGTGAGGAACCATTCGGTCATCTCAGTATCGTCGAGTGCCTCGGCGACAGCGGTGACCCCATTGCAAGCCAACGACACCCATGCACCACCCCACTCCCAGTTACCAACATGGGCAAGCACCGCTATCGTAGGCGCTGATGCCATACGCCGTGCCACGAAATCCTCTGCCCATACCGGATCGACCGCTAACACGATGTCCTCTGGGGCGAGGGACTGCACGCGCAGGACCTCGACCCAGTAACGAGCATAAAAATAAAACGCGCGATAAGTAGAAAGCTCGAGTCGCGATCGAGCGATCACCTGGGACCCACTGCGGGCGCTCAACGCAAGACGCTGATTACCACGAACGATCGCGCGCCGCTCGCCATTGCTCGCATAACTTGTCACTCCAGCAATCGTCCACACGACTGGATCGAGGACCCGTGGAACGCGGTTCAGCACCGCAACCGCCGTGCGCAGAAGGCGTACTCGCGAAATCAAGCTCGCTTGCGACCTGCGGAGTGTCGCCGAGAGAAGCTGGCACGCCCAGTAGCGCCAGGCAAGAAGCGTTGGAGACTCGCTCGAGAACGGATACGCCGACGTCGATTGACACGCCGAAGATTTGTTATCCGTGCCAGTGCCGCAACACGATCAGGACGACGCGAAGCCTGGCGCCAAATCGAGACGAAACGCTGCACCACGGTGACCACCGATCCGACGAGGAGTACGAGGAGCGCAATGCGTAGCAAGGGATGGATCAACAAGGCGACGAGAAGAAGAACAACGCGCTCTGCGCGTTCCATGATCCCGCCCTTACCGCTCAAACCCAGCGACTCGGCCTTGGCCCGTTGATAGGAGATCAACGAGGCAAACCCATAACCGAAAAAGGAGAGCACCGCGAAGAGTTCGTCGTGCACGCCGAGAAAATAAATACTCAATCCACCAAGAATGGCCAGATCACTGATGCGATCAGCAAAGGAATCGAAAAAGGCACCACGGCTCGAGGAGGTCTGGGCCGCTTTGGCAACCGGCCCGTCAAGCAGATCCGGTATCGCGCCGAGTAGGAGCAACCCGAACCCTACATAGAGCTCTCCAAATCCAACCGCTACTCCGGCCCCGATCGAGAAGACGATACCTATCACCGTAAGGAGGTCAGGACTGACACCGAGCCGCGACAGCGAACGACCCACTGGTGCAGTACGGCGATCAACCGAAGCTCTAAAATTACCATCAAACACTTGAGCTACACCTCCGTGGGCCACGCCCAGTGAGCTTTTTATCTATCCTAGCTGCCCATAAGCGCCTGTGGGGCAATACACGGATGTTTTTGGCTTGCCCACACGCCATCTTATGCTCTGCTACTGTGGGTACAACGACGTTTGCGTCGTCCCAACGCAAAAGGAGGCGCTGCCAGTGAAGGCCTACCCAACTGAACAAATCCGCACCGTCGTCTGCGTTGGCCCCCCAGGTGCCGGCAAGACGAGCTTGGTGGAAGCAATACTATTCCGGGCCGGATCACTACCCCACAAGGGACGGATCGAGGATGGCACTACCGTCTCCGATCACACGCCAGAGGAGATCAACCACGGTTACTCGATAGACGCAAGCACGATTGCTACCGAGTACGAGAACGTCAAGATCAACCTGATCGACACGCCTGGTAGCTCCGAATTCTTCGCCACTACCGCGCTCGCCATGGAAGCTGCCGATGCCGCACTCGTGGTGATCGATGCGCAGACGGTAACAAACCCTGAATTACTCCTCCTCTGGAACCTGCTGAACACCCGTCAATTGCCACGTCTGGTCTTTATCAACAAGTGTGATCGCGATCCTGAGGCCTTTGCCAAGACCGTCAGCCTCTTGCACGAGACGCTCGGCCAACACATCGACCCCATCGAGCTTCCGTTGCCCGAAGGCAATGGCCTCGGTGGAGTCATCGACCTCATCGCCAATCGTGGCTTTCTCGAACACGGCACTACCGAATCCGAGATCGTTATTCCTGCGGACCTCGTCGAGCAGGAACGGACAGCTCGCGATACCTTGCTCGATGAAATCGTCCAGGAGGACGATGCAATTATGGAACGCTATCTCTCCGGCGAAGAATTGCCGACCGACGAACTCGCTCGTGCCCTCTCGGCGAGCGTGCGAGCCCTCCACCTCACTCCACTGCTCTGTGGCTCTGCCACAGGGGATGTGGGCATGCACCACCTCGTGGACGCACTCATCAATCTTGTGCCCCCACCGACGTTGCATCCTCACCCCGGATGGTCGGTGCTTGTTGTCTCGGCAACACAGGATCAATATCTCGGGCGATTGAGTGTCCTCAAGAATCTCGGAGCAGCGTTGCACCCGGATGATGTGCTCACGTCGGCCGATGGACATGAAGAGCGGCTGCATCAACTCCTCGTGCCTACCCCATCGGAACTGCGTCAAGTGCCCGCGATCGATCCCGGCGACCTTGTCGTCGTTCCAAAGCTCGCCGCTCCTGTCGGAACCCTCTTAACCCGAGGAGTACAACCCTCCGATCAACCGACCCTCCACCCAGCCCCGGTACCAGGGTTCACGGTCGCGATCACGACCGAGGCCCCACAAGACGAGGAGCGGCTGGCGGCTAACCTTTTCAAAGTTGCCGGTGATGATCCAGGGATCAAGATCGATCGTGAACCAGGAACCCATCGGCTGCTTGTTCAGGGTTTTGGCACCAACCATCTCGCCATCACGGTTGAACGCATCCAACGGCGCGGACAGTTCAAAGTACAGACTCACGAACCGATCACCCAGTATCGTGAAACGTTCCGTGCACCCGCACAGGCAGAGGGTCGTTACAAGAAACAGACGGGAGGCCATGGTCAGTTTGGCGTCGCCACCATCATCGTCGAGCCACTGTCTCGTGATAGCGGTTTTGAGTTCGTAGATGAGATTGTTGGCGGTGCCATTCCTCGCAACTTTATCCCCGCGGTGGAGAAGGGCATTCTAGAGGCAATGGAGGCTGGTGGGCTCGTGGGATATCCGATCACCGACATACGCGTACGCCTTATCGATGGCAAATATCACAGCGTCGACTCCTCCGAGATGAGCTTTAAGATGGCCGGATCCCTGGCCCTGCGAGAGGCCCTTAACCAAGCCCAATCACAGTTACTTGAGCCGATCACCCGCCTCTTGGTCACCGCTCCCGTATCCCATCAAGGCGATGTCCTTGGTTATCTCAGTTCGAAACGCGGCAAAATTCTCCATACCACGACACCAGATAGCGCATGGGTGAGCATAGAAGCCGATGTACCAGCAGCAGAGCTCATCTCCTTCGCTCCCGATCTGCGCGCGATGACAAATGGCCTAGGTTCATTCGTGGGCCAACCTCAT
The window above is part of the Ferrimicrobium sp. genome. Proteins encoded here:
- the ruvB gene encoding Holliday junction branch migration DNA helicase RuvB; amino-acid sequence: MSPRREVLGDDLRSEVSVEKNLIDTYDAHVDSALRPSLLEEFIGQSELKSQLRVVLQAADSRGEPPDHLLFAGPPGLGKTSLAFIVAEELGRGIRVTSGPALGRVGDLAALLSDLKAGDVLFIDEIHRLPRPVEELLYIAMEDFRLDVVIGKGPGARTLRLEIPRFTLVGATTRSGMVSGPLRDRFGYSYRLDYYSDPELRQVVLRSAKLMHMQLTTSAADEIASRSRGTPRLANRHLRRVRDYAEVEGTEVVTHELASDALELFGVDKLGLDKVDLEILRVLCERFEGRPVGVSSIAVSVHEDAGTLEEVYEPFLIQRGLLLRTQRGRLATERAYRHLGLAVPTEQP
- the ruvA gene encoding Holliday junction branch migration protein RuvA, with the translated sequence MIGFLAGTVQGIEPPMAVVRVGGIGYEVALSSAQLAQLTLGSEVELSIRTIVRADAIMLYGFADVLERSLFDELLKVQGVGPSVALGLLSTLGVQGCYEAVAAEDLARLKSAPGVGEKTARRIIVDLGAAARRSGVPLSALAARSEVREALLSLGFRASECEPVLVRIPAAFGLEDALKWALKELQR
- the ruvC gene encoding crossover junction endodeoxyribonuclease RuvC; protein product: MTVVLGIDPGLKRVGYSVLEQTQTGIGLRCAGLITTDPEVSLGDRLSDIFGSVDELIQEYQPNQLVLERILFAKNVTSALLVAQAVGVIKLAGAQHGLEASEIGANQVKLSLSGDGHASKAQMKKMVVLLLGLQRAPEPADVSDAIAIAYAHLSGNWSRG
- a CDS encoding peroxiredoxin, coding for MPELQLGDLAPEFNLIGTGDRWYALQEFLGRPVVLAFYPDDFSPVCTTQLRAYSANIDDFTQLGAVMLGISPQTLSSHESFKDRLGIRFPLLSDRERSVAKAYGVLGPLGFYRRSVFVLDRELHIVYRHVSRAGLTFRSSDELLQAVQKAVA
- a CDS encoding YebC/PmpR family DNA-binding transcriptional regulator, with the protein product MSGHSKWATIKHKKGAQDKARGKLFAKLIRQIEVAAREGGGDLSANANLRGMVQKARDNSVPAATIDRAIKRGTGELEGVRYEAITYEGYGPGGIAVMVECLSDNRNRTGADVRSAFSKSGGSLAEPGAVNWQFSRKAVMHVDGAAPEEEVMLAVLAGGGEDLTRIEDEWQITGPPTSLVELKAAVEEAGCTIHSAEVELVPQSTIAIDDASDARKVLRLIDALEDLDDVQNVIANFDIPDEFFEELED
- the pdxT gene encoding pyridoxal 5'-phosphate synthase glutaminase subunit PdxT codes for the protein MRIGVIALQGDFREHLAMVALLGWQGVAVKEPSQLLGLDGLVFPGGESTTQCILSEASGLRQPLAAEVKSGLPVFGTCAGLIMLARTIIGGRPDQWSYGALDVTVLRNGFGRQVRSFEADLAVSGLDTPMRAIFIRAPVITETGDKVETLASVEYRFVDGTSRVLPVVIAGGSIVATSFHPEVSQDPRLHELAFTR
- the pdxS gene encoding pyridoxal 5'-phosphate synthase lyase subunit PdxS, yielding MAELTEGTARVKRGLAEMLRGGVIMDVVNAEQAKIAEDAGAVAVMALERVPADIRRDGGVARMSDPALIREIQDTVTIPVMAKVRIGHFAEAQMLEAMEVDYIDESEVLTPADESYHVDKWAFQVPFVCGATNLGEALRRISEGAALIRSKGEAGTGNVVEAVRHLRSITSDLRAIATASEQELFGWAKKLSAPYELVAEIHANGGHLPVPLFCAGGIATPADASLVMQLGAEANFVGSGIFKSGDPAKRARAIVEATTHFQDPKVLIRVSEHLGEAMVGIEMDALDQHLADRGW
- a CDS encoding glycosyltransferase family 4 protein: MKVVEISPYDLGSVGGVQAQVSGLAQALRSLQCEVEILAPGNGEGVGASLGSVSRWRANGSVAPVTLFPRMNQISGVLEWADVIHLHEPFAPMAGVAILRWAYTHDALGRLWVTFHRDGVSAGYRRWAQWWAYLLPRSDHQIAVSPFAARTAEIVAGVYPQQIPNGVALGDNLTHTQEECELSDGSAVGRSFAEYRVLFVGRHEERKGLEVALQALTSLEMAVRLIVVGSGPLTGALQARYPDRRVDWLGRVDQATLTTLYRSVDVVVAPSLAGESFGVVLLEAMANGAVVIASDIPAYRWLSRQGSSAVLVPPRDADALAMALHNVLTHPEFRDSLRRRAFEQVRSFAFDALAERYLQLFLAP
- a CDS encoding CDP-alcohol phosphatidyltransferase family protein gives rise to the protein MFDGNFRASVDRRTAPVGRSLSRLGVSPDLLTVIGIVFSIGAGVAVGFGELYVGFGLLLLGAIPDLLDGPVAKAAQTSSSRGAFFDSFADRISDLAILGGLSIYFLGVHDELFAVLSFFGYGFASLISYQRAKAESLGLSGKGGIMERAERVVLLLVALLIHPLLRIALLVLLVGSVVTVVQRFVSIWRQASRRPDRVAALARITNLRRVNRRRRIRSRASLQRFLPGATGRASFSRRHSAGRKRA
- a CDS encoding elongation factor G, with amino-acid sequence MKAYPTEQIRTVVCVGPPGAGKTSLVEAILFRAGSLPHKGRIEDGTTVSDHTPEEINHGYSIDASTIATEYENVKINLIDTPGSSEFFATTALAMEAADAALVVIDAQTVTNPELLLLWNLLNTRQLPRLVFINKCDRDPEAFAKTVSLLHETLGQHIDPIELPLPEGNGLGGVIDLIANRGFLEHGTTESEIVIPADLVEQERTARDTLLDEIVQEDDAIMERYLSGEELPTDELARALSASVRALHLTPLLCGSATGDVGMHHLVDALINLVPPPTLHPHPGWSVLVVSATQDQYLGRLSVLKNLGAALHPDDVLTSADGHEERLHQLLVPTPSELRQVPAIDPGDLVVVPKLAAPVGTLLTRGVQPSDQPTLHPAPVPGFTVAITTEAPQDEERLAANLFKVAGDDPGIKIDREPGTHRLLVQGFGTNHLAITVERIQRRGQFKVQTHEPITQYRETFRAPAQAEGRYKKQTGGHGQFGVATIIVEPLSRDSGFEFVDEIVGGAIPRNFIPAVEKGILEAMEAGGLVGYPITDIRVRLIDGKYHSVDSSEMSFKMAGSLALREALNQAQSQLLEPITRLLVTAPVSHQGDVLGYLSSKRGKILHTTTPDSAWVSIEADVPAAELISFAPDLRAMTNGLGSFVGQPHHYDAVPDHIATKLTVSAT